A stretch of the Nitratifractor salsuginis DSM 16511 genome encodes the following:
- the recJ gene encoding single-stranded-DNA-specific exonuclease RecJ, which produces MDFPYPRLHSLAQIEALLRERFDDTFLSLKDLPDPYAFKDMERAVERIAEAIEKGEKIVLVGDYDVDGVSSTAIMRRFFEALGVPLEWVIPNRFRDGYGLSPTLFPRLEHADLILTVDNGIAANEAAKLCKEAGIDLIITDHHIVPDTPPQAYAIVDQKQSDCGFPHREVCGAQIAWYLCAALNRRLGAGIDMKALLELTALAIIADIMPLQHINRAMVHQGLRLLERSHSPFIVAWRERNGKERLRAEDIAFGLAPLINSAGRMEDASIACDFLCAPTSQEAHKLLERLQGFNERRKGMEENIFQEAQAQIDPEAPLAIAIGEEWHEGVLGIVAARIARRFEVPALVLTRSGASYKGSGRSFGSCHLYELLATQRSLMEKFGGHAAAVGLSVSEEKLGHWKQRLQEEALSRCPRESFADPEILGEIGFDLLGWELYRLLERFEPYGEGNPRPKFITRGVSVESLRVLGSEGQHFKVLLSDGTFRQEAIQFRCSALPETGDRIDLVYTLNENRFNGRSTLQLLIDKFRNVT; this is translated from the coding sequence ATGGATTTCCCCTACCCCCGCCTCCATTCCCTTGCCCAGATCGAAGCGCTGCTGAGAGAGCGTTTCGACGATACGTTCCTTTCGCTAAAAGATCTTCCGGACCCCTATGCTTTCAAAGATATGGAGCGGGCGGTAGAGCGGATCGCCGAGGCGATCGAAAAGGGTGAAAAGATCGTCCTCGTAGGCGATTACGATGTGGACGGGGTGAGCTCTACGGCGATTATGCGGCGTTTCTTCGAGGCGTTGGGAGTTCCCCTGGAGTGGGTCATCCCCAACCGTTTTCGGGACGGCTACGGGCTCTCGCCCACCCTCTTTCCCCGCCTGGAGCATGCCGATCTGATTCTCACCGTCGATAACGGGATCGCCGCGAATGAAGCGGCGAAGCTCTGCAAAGAGGCGGGGATCGATCTGATCATTACCGACCACCACATCGTTCCCGACACCCCGCCGCAAGCCTACGCCATTGTCGATCAGAAGCAGTCCGATTGCGGCTTCCCTCATCGGGAAGTCTGCGGGGCGCAGATCGCCTGGTACCTCTGTGCGGCCCTCAACCGCCGGCTGGGGGCGGGCATCGATATGAAAGCGCTTTTGGAGTTGACGGCCCTGGCGATCATCGCCGACATTATGCCTCTGCAGCATATCAACCGGGCGATGGTCCATCAGGGGTTGCGCCTCCTGGAGCGGAGCCACAGCCCCTTTATCGTCGCCTGGAGGGAACGCAACGGCAAGGAGCGTTTGAGGGCTGAGGATATCGCTTTCGGTCTGGCACCGCTGATCAACAGCGCGGGCCGGATGGAGGATGCCTCCATTGCCTGTGATTTTCTCTGCGCCCCGACATCGCAGGAGGCTCATAAACTTTTGGAGCGCCTTCAGGGCTTCAACGAACGGCGCAAAGGGATGGAAGAGAATATCTTTCAGGAGGCGCAGGCTCAGATCGATCCGGAGGCTCCCCTGGCCATCGCTATAGGCGAAGAGTGGCACGAGGGGGTGTTGGGGATCGTCGCCGCGCGGATTGCCCGTCGCTTTGAAGTTCCGGCGCTGGTGCTCACCCGTTCCGGCGCCTCCTACAAAGGGAGCGGACGGAGTTTCGGCTCCTGCCATCTCTATGAACTTCTGGCGACCCAGCGATCTTTGATGGAGAAGTTCGGAGGGCACGCGGCCGCGGTCGGGCTTTCGGTGAGTGAAGAGAAGCTCGGGCATTGGAAGCAGCGTTTGCAGGAAGAGGCGCTGAGCCGATGTCCCAGGGAATCCTTCGCCGATCCGGAGATCCTGGGGGAGATCGGATTCGATCTGCTCGGCTGGGAACTCTACCGGCTCCTGGAGCGTTTCGAACCCTATGGAGAGGGGAACCCCCGGCCCAAATTCATTACGCGTGGGGTTTCGGTCGAATCGCTGAGGGTCCTGGGCAGTGAAGGGCAGCACTTCAAAGTCCTCTTGAGTGACGGAACCTTTCGTCAGGAGGCGATCCAGTTCCGGTGCTCCGCTCTCCCCGAGACCGGCGATCGGATCGATCTGGTCTATACCCTCAACGAAAACCGTTTCAACGGGCGCAGTACTCTGCAGCTATTGATCGACAAATTTCGCAACGTTACCTGA
- a CDS encoding rhodanese-like domain-containing protein: MTKKLISFLMALGFAGLMVTAANAAEEPAKKAKQTPQKLYLTPKEAYDMIQKDPKHVLFVDVRTPAELVFVGYAKGIDKNIPFKYIDYSKFVTTKKGKKKFASWKNPNLVAEFDEQLKAKGLTRNDPVIVICRSGDRSGMTASKLYKAGFKKAYTVVTGVEGDMSKTKPHRRNVNGWKNAGLPWTYKFNADLFYPKPTPPAGK; the protein is encoded by the coding sequence ATGACAAAAAAATTGATCTCATTCCTGATGGCCCTCGGTTTTGCCGGCTTGATGGTGACAGCAGCCAATGCAGCGGAAGAGCCTGCCAAAAAAGCCAAGCAGACCCCCCAGAAGCTCTACCTGACCCCCAAAGAGGCCTATGACATGATCCAGAAGGATCCCAAGCATGTCCTCTTTGTTGATGTCCGCACGCCTGCGGAGCTGGTCTTCGTCGGTTATGCCAAGGGGATCGACAAAAACATTCCCTTCAAATATATCGACTACTCCAAGTTCGTGACGACCAAGAAGGGCAAGAAGAAGTTCGCCAGCTGGAAAAACCCCAACCTGGTCGCCGAGTTTGATGAGCAGCTCAAGGCCAAAGGACTGACACGCAATGATCCCGTTATCGTCATCTGCCGCTCCGGTGACCGCAGCGGTATGACGGCAAGCAAGCTCTACAAAGCCGGCTTCAAAAAAGCCTATACGGTCGTCACCGGTGTCGAGGGTGATATGAGCAAGACCAAGCCCCATCGCCGCAATGTCAACGGATGGAAGAATGCTGGTCTGCCCTGGACCTACAAATTCAACGCCGATCTCTTCTATCCCAAGCCCACTCCCCCTGCCGGGAAGTAA
- a CDS encoding NifU family protein: protein MSKQEVLAKSHWESYPFKIEMLAEKPKNNGRLSEEDAAKLQGRLFTHTFGRVETGMQLRWYWVLDGEERIIAARYEIFGSPELRASADMAALLCRNKSLDEVAKINYKSLEYFLRDHPSNPALPPEKQYEILFVLDSLASAVAAAKGETPEDSPIVCECAGVTQAQIEKAIRDFDLESVDAITDYTRAGAFCKSCIAPGRGMSDRSLYLVDLLKELRQKMEEEKKASGNALPDKPFKEMSIEEKKAAINAVIDEHIRAMLVMDGGDMEILDVKENGEHTDLYIRYLGACSGCASASTGTLFAIEGILKQKLDPNIRVLPL, encoded by the coding sequence ATGAGCAAGCAGGAAGTCTTGGCCAAGAGCCACTGGGAATCCTACCCCTTCAAGATCGAGATGCTCGCCGAAAAACCAAAAAACAACGGCCGGCTCAGCGAAGAGGATGCCGCCAAACTCCAAGGACGGCTCTTTACCCATACCTTCGGCCGTGTCGAAACCGGAATGCAGCTGCGCTGGTATTGGGTACTCGACGGCGAAGAGCGGATCATCGCCGCCCGCTATGAAATCTTCGGCTCCCCCGAATTGAGAGCCTCCGCCGATATGGCGGCTCTGCTCTGCCGGAACAAAAGCCTCGACGAGGTAGCGAAGATCAATTACAAGTCTCTGGAGTATTTCCTAAGAGACCATCCCTCCAATCCGGCCCTGCCTCCCGAGAAGCAGTACGAGATCCTCTTTGTCCTCGACTCACTCGCTTCGGCGGTAGCCGCCGCCAAAGGCGAAACGCCTGAAGATTCTCCCATCGTCTGTGAATGTGCCGGCGTCACCCAGGCTCAGATCGAAAAGGCAATCCGGGATTTCGATCTCGAGAGTGTCGATGCGATCACCGACTACACCCGTGCCGGGGCCTTCTGCAAAAGCTGCATCGCCCCGGGTAGGGGGATGAGCGACCGAAGCCTCTACCTTGTCGATCTGCTCAAAGAACTCCGCCAAAAGATGGAAGAGGAGAAAAAGGCCTCCGGCAACGCCCTGCCCGACAAACCCTTCAAAGAGATGAGCATCGAAGAGAAGAAAGCCGCCATCAATGCCGTGATCGATGAGCATATCCGGGCGATGCTGGTGATGGACGGAGGCGATATGGAGATCCTGGATGTGAAGGAGAACGGAGAACACACCGATCTCTACATCCGCTATCTGGGAGCCTGCAGCGGCTGCGCAAGTGCGAGCACCGGCACCCTCTTCGCCATTGAAGGGATCCTCAAGCAGAAGCTCGACCCCAACATCCGCGTCCTTCCCCTCTAA
- a CDS encoding cysteine desulfurase family protein yields the protein MNVYLDNNRLTPVDPLVKAVMEPFLDQPYGDLAALHDFGASTRKAYNEAVEKCYAGVHAPDKATLVFTSGAAEANSTVFMSTFLRFILTGRKNNIILSEREPLPTLELARFFEEQGCRVNYLPVNSDGVIDPETLTDYITPRTALVSVSMVDAESGAINPVEEIAEICRKYDVPFHTDATQALGRIPVDWERIEPDFLSFSSETLHAPAGVGGLFLKEGVELQPIIPGGRMKAERYRSGPWNIPGIIGMGKAMEIASDALGFEVEDMRDLRDKLEEALRALPGVEILVPWALRTPNTVLAAFKGVESEAMLYELNREKVAAYSATVHPFGDWKERALTDALGLDPALRHSTVGFALNRNTTEEEIEHTIETVKKSLEYLRGFSTLNPTEEQK from the coding sequence ATGAACGTCTATCTCGACAACAACCGCCTCACCCCCGTCGACCCCCTGGTCAAGGCGGTGATGGAACCATTTTTGGATCAGCCCTACGGCGATCTGGCGGCGCTGCACGATTTCGGCGCATCTACCCGCAAAGCCTACAACGAAGCGGTAGAGAAGTGCTACGCCGGAGTCCACGCCCCCGACAAAGCGACCCTGGTCTTTACTTCCGGCGCCGCAGAAGCCAACAGCACCGTCTTTATGAGCACCTTTTTGCGCTTCATCCTCACCGGGCGCAAGAACAACATTATCCTCTCCGAACGCGAACCCCTGCCTACCTTAGAACTGGCCCGCTTTTTCGAAGAGCAGGGATGCCGGGTCAACTATCTGCCGGTCAACAGCGACGGCGTTATCGATCCTGAAACGCTGACTGATTACATCACCCCCCGCACCGCCCTGGTGAGCGTAAGCATGGTCGATGCCGAAAGCGGCGCCATCAACCCCGTGGAGGAGATCGCCGAGATCTGCCGGAAATACGATGTTCCTTTCCATACCGACGCCACCCAGGCCCTGGGGCGCATCCCCGTCGATTGGGAGCGGATCGAACCCGACTTTTTGAGCTTCTCCTCCGAGACCCTCCACGCCCCCGCCGGGGTGGGCGGCCTCTTCCTCAAAGAGGGAGTCGAGCTCCAGCCCATCATCCCCGGAGGGCGGATGAAAGCCGAGCGCTACCGCAGCGGCCCCTGGAACATCCCCGGCATTATCGGCATGGGCAAGGCGATGGAGATCGCTTCCGATGCCCTGGGCTTTGAGGTGGAGGATATGCGGGACCTGCGAGACAAGCTCGAAGAGGCCCTGCGCGCCCTGCCCGGCGTGGAGATCCTCGTCCCCTGGGCCCTGCGCACCCCGAATACGGTGCTGGCGGCTTTCAAAGGGGTCGAGAGCGAAGCGATGCTCTACGAGCTCAACCGGGAGAAGGTCGCCGCCTACTCGGCGACGGTCCACCCCTTCGGCGACTGGAAAGAGCGGGCCCTGACCGACGCTCTGGGCCTCGATCCGGCGCTGCGCCACTCCACCGTGGGCTTCGCCCTCAACCGCAACACTACTGAAGAGGAGATCGAGCACACCATCGAGACCGTCAAAAAGTCGCTGGAGTATCTGCGCGGATTTTCCACCCTAAACCCTACTGAGGAGCAGAAATGA
- the folE gene encoding GTP cyclohydrolase I FolE → MSDKSKKIEAAVRTILENLGEDPDREGLLKTPHRVAKALEFLTEGYHKDPEEILKKALFTSSNDEMVLVRDIEFYSLCEHHMLPIIGRAHVAYIPDGKVVGLSKIPRVVNLFARRLQIQEQLTEQIADAISDTIHPKGVAVVIHARHMCMEMRGVEKINSTTVTSALRGLFKKDIRTRNEFYDLINANVPSNF, encoded by the coding sequence ATGAGTGACAAGAGCAAGAAGATCGAAGCGGCCGTTCGGACCATTCTGGAGAACCTGGGTGAAGATCCCGATCGTGAGGGGCTGCTCAAAACCCCCCACCGGGTGGCAAAGGCTCTGGAATTCCTCACCGAGGGATACCACAAAGACCCCGAAGAGATTTTGAAAAAGGCCCTCTTCACCAGCAGCAACGACGAGATGGTCCTGGTACGGGATATCGAATTCTACTCCCTGTGTGAGCACCATATGCTCCCCATCATCGGCCGGGCCCACGTCGCCTACATCCCCGACGGCAAAGTCGTCGGCCTCTCCAAGATCCCCAGAGTGGTCAACCTCTTCGCCCGGCGCTTGCAGATCCAGGAGCAGCTGACTGAGCAGATCGCCGACGCCATCAGCGACACCATCCACCCCAAAGGGGTCGCCGTGGTCATCCACGCCCGCCATATGTGTATGGAGATGCGCGGCGTCGAAAAGATCAACTCCACCACCGTCACCTCCGCCCTCAGAGGCCTCTTCAAAAAAGACATCCGTACCCGCAACGAATTCTACGACCTCATCAACGCCAACGTCCCTTCGAATTTCTGA
- the tig gene encoding trigger factor has translation MEIKTEKINNANVLIKGEIPTSEVEAKVDKLAKEAGKQMKVDGFRKGKVPAHIVKKMYGEKLQEDAEGEAIRDMLNQAYAEAGIEPAEIIGQPIFKKYEKGDEKIEAEIQICLRPQVDVEGYEKLVPSYEVPEVSEEEIEERLKTLAEQVAPLVSLEEDRPLQEGDTAVFDFTGYLDGEPFEGGSAQDFELQIGSGQFIPGFEEQMIGMKKGETKRIKVTFPEDYQAPNLAGKETEFEITLKDIKVKAEPKIDDELAKAITKKEDATLESLKEQLAEQIRTEKLNKLYNEELKPKLLDALVEAFEFDLPENIVEQEIDNLANQKAQSLSKEELEAIQGNAEKIEELRESVRDDATRSVKATFIVDALAKKENVDVSDQEVSQVLYYEALMAGQDPEALLKYYQKNNLIPAIKMGMIEDKLFGKLLDLDNAGKK, from the coding sequence GTGGAAATCAAAACCGAAAAGATCAATAACGCCAACGTGCTCATCAAGGGGGAGATCCCTACCAGCGAAGTGGAAGCCAAAGTGGACAAACTGGCCAAGGAGGCCGGCAAGCAGATGAAAGTGGACGGCTTCCGCAAGGGGAAGGTCCCCGCGCACATCGTCAAAAAGATGTACGGCGAGAAGCTGCAGGAGGATGCCGAGGGTGAAGCGATCCGTGATATGCTCAACCAGGCTTATGCCGAGGCGGGGATCGAGCCTGCCGAGATTATCGGGCAGCCCATCTTCAAAAAATACGAGAAGGGTGACGAGAAGATCGAGGCGGAGATTCAGATCTGCCTCCGTCCCCAGGTGGATGTGGAAGGGTATGAGAAGCTCGTTCCCTCCTATGAAGTCCCCGAAGTGAGCGAAGAGGAGATCGAAGAGCGCCTCAAGACTCTGGCCGAGCAGGTGGCTCCGCTGGTCAGCCTGGAAGAGGACCGCCCCCTGCAGGAGGGTGACACCGCCGTCTTCGACTTCACCGGCTATCTTGACGGAGAGCCTTTCGAGGGGGGAAGCGCCCAGGATTTCGAACTGCAGATCGGTTCGGGACAGTTCATCCCCGGCTTCGAAGAGCAGATGATCGGGATGAAAAAGGGCGAGACCAAGCGCATCAAGGTTACTTTCCCCGAGGATTACCAGGCGCCCAACCTGGCGGGCAAAGAGACCGAGTTCGAAATCACCCTCAAAGACATCAAGGTGAAAGCCGAGCCCAAGATCGACGACGAGCTGGCCAAAGCGATCACCAAAAAAGAGGATGCGACTCTCGAGAGCCTCAAAGAGCAGCTGGCTGAGCAGATCCGCACCGAGAAGCTCAACAAGCTCTACAACGAAGAGCTCAAGCCCAAGCTGCTTGATGCGCTGGTAGAGGCGTTCGAATTCGATCTGCCCGAGAACATCGTAGAGCAGGAGATCGACAACCTGGCCAACCAGAAGGCCCAGAGCCTCTCCAAAGAGGAGCTCGAAGCGATCCAGGGCAATGCCGAAAAGATCGAAGAGCTGCGCGAGTCGGTCCGTGACGACGCGACCCGCAGTGTCAAAGCGACCTTCATCGTCGATGCCCTGGCCAAGAAAGAGAATGTGGATGTGAGCGATCAGGAAGTCAGCCAGGTGCTCTACTACGAAGCGCTGATGGCGGGCCAGGATCCCGAAGCCCTTCTGAAGTATTATCAGAAGAACAACCTCATCCCCGCCATCAAGATGGGGATGATCGAAGACAAGCTCTTCGGCAAGCTGCTCGACCTTGACAACGCCGGAAAGAAATAG